Below is a window of Rattus norvegicus strain BN/NHsdMcwi chromosome 5, GRCr8, whole genome shotgun sequence DNA.
GTCAGGAGAAGCTGTTAATGTTTGCTGTCCAGGAGTTCTTCCCACTTTCAAGGTTCGCATTGTCAACAAATTTGGGGGTGGTTACTTAAAAACTGCACATAGAATGGATTTGAGGCAGAAAATGCCACCACATACATCTCAGGAGATGGCAGAAGCTACTCCCCTAGGTGAGAGACAGGATTACCTGGCCCATTACAAAGAGGTTGGAGTATCATATTACACGGCAGCATGGAAATCCTTATGACTTGCTGAGATGACCGGCAGACAGACATTACTGGTTCATCAGTTTCCTCATGCCATGGGAGGCTTTTTGATCTCTTGAGAAGCTCAGCTCAACAGTCTTATCTTCTAAGTTGAGGAAGAAAGTGTTGGGGAAATGTAAATCCCATCTCCTACTTTTTCAGATTCAGACCCCGAGTTCCAGGAGGAGGAAAAATGGCTCAAGGTCAGTGAATTAGTGGTTATATTGAGACAACTTGACCCCTTTTAGTGCCTATGTAGGTCTCTGTCCACACACTGCACCCTGCCTGGCTGTGCATCTGATGCAGACCTCGCCTTCTAAACCTTGGGCTTGTGTCTTTCCATAGGACAGAAGGAGAAGTACACTAACTCACATGCTTAGTTTGAGTTGTCCTGATATTTTCTTTGTCCCATGTTTGGACAGATGAAGTACTGTATGGTAGACAGCATTTTCATAAAGGTTAAGAGTAGCTATTCAGTCTGAGCTACTATATAGGAAGACGGACAGCACGTTATCAAGAGGGAAAGTGTTTGTATCCACATACTGGAAATTATCCACCCGGACAGATATGGTAGAGTTGACCTGTAGGTAATGCAGCAAGAACTGAGAGAGATTATGGTAGATGTTCTTGCCTTGAACTCCAGACTCACACACTGTTACCAGTGCCTGCTTTTTGATTTTGGAATTGATGACGAGCTGCAGTGTCAGGTCCATGGAATGATTTGAGCACTGCACGAGAAATTGCAGTTGACAAATGATGAAGTACCAGCCTGGGAATTGGACCACCAGGTTCCCATCCTGGTATACGAGTCCGTGGATGGTACCGTCTTGGTTCCATGATAGTTTGGCACTGTTGAGATGTTTCGACACTGGAAAGATAGAATTATTACTCATATGTTAGGTACATGTTGGAAACCTCTTTTGCAAGGTTCCCACTCAGCATCTCTGTTTTCTAGATGGGTGCCTATCATCCCAAATATTTAAACATcttctgaagtactctttctagAATATTCTCCCATAGCTGATTTTACTtaggaagtcacaggaagaaaaccATGCTCTCTTTTGTTCAATGCTC
It encodes the following:
- the Tnfsf8 gene encoding tumor necrosis factor ligand superfamily member 8: MEPGLQQARSRGAPSPDPAMQVPPGSADSLWRSTRPWRTRSYFYLSTIALVCLVVALAIILVLVVQKKDSTPKTTESVPLKGGNCSEDLLCTLKRTPSKKSWAYLQVSKHLNSAKLSWNQDGTIHGLVYQDGNLVVQFPGWYFIICQLQFLVQCSNHSMDLTLQLVINSKIKKQALVTVCESGVQGKNIYHNLSQFLLHYLQVNSTISVRVDNFQYVDTNTFPLDNVLSVFLYSSSD